Proteins found in one Arachis stenosperma cultivar V10309 chromosome 8, arast.V10309.gnm1.PFL2, whole genome shotgun sequence genomic segment:
- the LOC130945246 gene encoding uncharacterized protein LOC130945246: MRTIKEFFLRHYYSLWLSPSLSPPSHMNSNDVKNHRNSDVTTKQIKINKEEGRGESSSISSFLCEICIDTKTEVENFSITGCSHSYCTDCVVKYIGSKLDDNVINIWCPTPRCGGFLELDGCREVLPKMVFDRWDKLLCEVAVVENESERFMYCPFKDCSALMIVDDDSPTESECPSCNRQICVTCEAVWHHGSTCEEFGRTYNEYRVVMEVWTFVLLRL; this comes from the exons ATGAGGACGATCAAAGAGTTTTTCTTGAGGCACTACTACTCTCTTTGGCTGTCACCATCACTATCACCACCGTCACACATGAATTCTAACGACGTAAAAAATCATAGAAACAGCGACGTCACCACAAAACAAATAAAGATCAACAAAGAGGAGGGAAGAGGCGAGTCATCATCGATTTCCTCGTTCTTATGCGAAATCTGCATTGACACTAAAACCGAAGTAGAAAATTTCTCTATAACCGGTTGTAGCCACTCATATTGTACGGATTGCGTGGTAAAGTACATTGGTTCTAAGCTTGATGACAACGTGATTAATATCTGGTGTCCGACTCCTCGGTGTGGTGGTTTCTTGGAACTCGACGGTTGCCGCGAGGTTCTACCAAAGATGGTTTTCGATCGATGGGATAAGTTATTGTGTGAAGTTGCTGTTGTTGAGAATGAGAGCGAGAGATTCATGTATTGCCCCTTCAAGGACTGCTCTGCCCTTATGATCGTCGACGATGATTCACCGACGGAATCAGAATGCCCTAGCTGTAATAGGCAGATCTGCGTCACGTGCGAGGCAGTTTGGCATCATGGGAGCACGTGCGAGGAATTTGGGAGGACATATAATGAATATAGAGTAGTGATGGAG GTGTGGACATTTGTTCTGTTACGGCTGTAG